From a single Fimbriimonadia bacterium genomic region:
- a CDS encoding PEP-CTERM sorting domain-containing protein (PEP-CTERM proteins occur, often in large numbers, in the proteomes of bacteria that also encode an exosortase, a predicted intramembrane cysteine proteinase. The presence of a PEP-CTERM domain at a protein's C-terminus predicts cleavage within the sorting domain, followed by covalent anchoring to some some component of the (usually Gram-negative) cell surface. Many PEP-CTERM proteins exhibit an unusual sequence composition that includes large numbers of potential glycosylation sites. Expression of one such protein has been shown restore the ability of a bacterium to form floc, a type of biofilm.) → MFTRSLLLAAFAMGAISVACADLAEQEPNDTFPGSHIGMLNNGENITGSMTSSDDDFHYFDTAANGSWALRRYIFDVNVDPSNGDSYLYIYDTSPSGWILGNNDDVNYPADATSWVSFDLFDSGGTNTWGYYMWGYNTFDYWLNVSWYDLTPTFAGSFNPGALNINTFAATFDTELSFFDGFGNFIAANDDFSGAQSNLDLVLSPGLYYLCLGGYNTRDPGDAISGGGSWDRSGAGGGIDTRGGDYGLNVGGTLINGTLARGDRHWFTIEVVPEPSTYVALASGLLGLLALRRRK, encoded by the coding sequence ATGTTTACCAGAAGCTTGCTGCTGGCCGCGTTCGCTATGGGCGCGATTAGCGTGGCATGTGCGGACCTCGCGGAGCAGGAGCCCAACGACACGTTCCCCGGCAGCCACATCGGCATGCTCAACAATGGGGAGAACATCACCGGCTCCATGACCTCGTCCGACGACGACTTCCACTACTTCGACACGGCCGCTAACGGCTCGTGGGCGCTGCGCCGGTACATTTTCGATGTGAATGTGGACCCCAGCAACGGTGACTCGTACCTGTACATCTACGATACTAGTCCGAGTGGCTGGATCCTCGGGAACAACGACGACGTGAACTATCCCGCAGACGCAACTAGCTGGGTCAGTTTCGACCTGTTCGACTCCGGCGGGACGAACACCTGGGGCTATTACATGTGGGGCTACAACACGTTCGACTACTGGCTGAACGTGTCTTGGTACGACCTGACCCCCACTTTCGCAGGTTCATTCAACCCCGGGGCATTGAACATCAACACGTTCGCGGCCACCTTCGATACCGAGTTGTCGTTCTTCGACGGCTTCGGCAACTTCATTGCTGCGAACGACGACTTCAGCGGCGCTCAGTCGAACCTGGATCTGGTACTGTCTCCTGGCCTGTACTATCTGTGCTTGGGCGGCTACAACACCCGCGATCCGGGTGACGCGATTTCCGGAGGCGGCAGCTGGGACCGCAGCGGCGCCGGCGGCGGGATCGACACCAGGGGGGGCGACTACGGCCTGAACGTTGGCGGCACCTTGATCAACGGTACGCTGGCTAGGGGCGACCGCCACTGGTTCACCATCGAGGTGGTTCCTGAGCCGAGCACCTACGTAGCATTGGCGAGCGGTCTTCTCGGCTTGCTCGCTCTTCGGCGACGCAAGTAG
- a CDS encoding exo-alpha-sialidase — protein sequence MADLFRTGRTRRLMLEWAFSVEAAYRALQPVGEGYTGGSGIAVAWMGFEVWAGSPGDVCGRSDTGAPPNGFLLPIAGGPDGLSWVLQIRLPGDPDTGFGGYFNAHGPWGHVGAEMPVAAYKPLGMPTVPPGARYGVVGTCTLWMDVEEWKAIEIDAGTPRVPLSYPTSGQGPADDEFVGMCTMHYYEGPQGGGQYGFEITVEEGFGAAASGDIPADIVGPDVLAHTPTVRLFHSPSNAEGFAGSVSVMHLNELPINFDRVACEQPNYSCAGSAEGTLYGETDAHASGPYLATCECAPDTDLRPSGVTTKVFEPNYGGTVRYRRSWAEPAEVEKANGVYEGPTETYTEQRAAIERCEGGIPVPLCDVLLPRPDLFLWLDNEWLVQNGEIPQDWRIMIADDFSWTPFELAHTAARTVDAFDSADGWVGDNATVTASGGILRVVVAGGEGSVRKSFSRDASQYRKLRLTARSNPAGPCLVHLNDSDLYVWELDLTTGFRDYVLDLCVPEGASAASDLTDSSYVPPGEYYGPRRIESVGLERLASGTTYSFADLSLVRTREVSLIALPPFDESVMGDDGVRRYRLCWGLCDGRQVLDMPYRVEDARSDRFLTVRELIEELTSHDACDVRVPTPPGSDERTRYYYDHDSRLAAFMASEWYPGGARRDLLDVSLVGRTPMRWLQRYDKVGIYPGIGDPSGSHGGPYPLRFTKRLRAMCHGLTVDAAQHRAAEGVPVILFRNGSSYTSVVSGEEGYYRVGPFPPTDGTWSIGTLQSGPVLLASGLTDRKYRWIGLAGEPGTPGGETRMTHNETGRVFMAYTAPDGLRLRRFEADERSENFVLEPGYVGGGFGIAWSVPGRLHSVLVLDGAVWHRRSLDDGETWVEDVMVFASATHPNLAADPVTGFLYAFSYDGGGIRCRRSTDGGSTWSDPVTVVAQCPEQTCGVTIRPDGANTLLVSYLDATGEVRLSRSLDNGITWQE from the coding sequence ATGGCCGATCTGTTCCGCACCGGTCGTACGCGAAGACTGATGTTGGAGTGGGCCTTCTCTGTCGAGGCAGCTTACCGAGCCTTGCAGCCGGTGGGTGAGGGCTACACCGGTGGGTCCGGCATTGCGGTGGCATGGATGGGATTCGAGGTATGGGCGGGCAGCCCGGGCGATGTGTGTGGCCGCAGCGACACGGGCGCACCGCCGAACGGGTTTCTGCTACCTATCGCCGGCGGCCCCGACGGTCTCTCGTGGGTGCTGCAGATTCGGCTCCCGGGAGACCCGGACACGGGCTTCGGTGGGTACTTCAACGCACACGGGCCTTGGGGACACGTAGGCGCCGAGATGCCGGTTGCCGCATACAAGCCACTGGGGATGCCGACCGTGCCTCCTGGTGCGCGATATGGCGTCGTGGGCACCTGTACGCTTTGGATGGACGTCGAGGAGTGGAAGGCCATCGAGATAGACGCTGGTACGCCTCGGGTGCCGCTGTCGTACCCTACTAGCGGACAGGGCCCTGCCGACGACGAGTTCGTGGGCATGTGCACAATGCACTACTATGAAGGGCCACAGGGAGGCGGGCAGTACGGGTTCGAGATAACGGTCGAGGAGGGTTTTGGGGCAGCGGCATCGGGGGACATCCCTGCAGATATCGTTGGCCCCGATGTACTAGCACACACGCCGACCGTGCGGCTATTCCACTCCCCGTCGAATGCGGAGGGCTTTGCGGGCAGTGTCAGCGTCATGCATCTGAACGAGCTACCGATCAACTTCGACCGTGTGGCTTGTGAACAGCCGAACTATTCGTGCGCGGGCTCGGCGGAAGGCACGTTGTACGGCGAAACCGATGCGCACGCTTCCGGCCCCTATCTCGCCACGTGCGAGTGCGCTCCCGACACTGACCTGCGTCCGAGCGGAGTCACCACGAAGGTGTTCGAGCCGAACTATGGTGGGACCGTCCGCTACCGCCGTTCGTGGGCCGAGCCGGCGGAGGTCGAGAAGGCGAACGGCGTTTACGAAGGGCCCACCGAGACTTACACGGAGCAGCGCGCAGCCATCGAACGCTGCGAAGGAGGAATACCGGTGCCGTTGTGCGACGTGCTACTACCACGGCCCGACCTGTTCCTGTGGTTGGACAACGAGTGGCTCGTGCAGAACGGCGAAATCCCTCAGGACTGGCGAATTATGATCGCCGACGACTTCTCATGGACGCCCTTCGAGCTCGCGCATACCGCTGCGCGCACGGTGGACGCGTTCGACTCGGCCGATGGGTGGGTCGGCGACAATGCAACGGTCACCGCATCGGGCGGCATTCTGCGTGTCGTGGTGGCAGGCGGCGAGGGAAGCGTGCGCAAGAGCTTCTCGCGCGATGCATCGCAGTACCGCAAGCTGCGACTCACCGCGAGGAGCAATCCGGCAGGCCCTTGCTTGGTGCACCTGAACGACTCGGACCTGTACGTGTGGGAGCTCGACCTGACGACAGGGTTTCGCGATTACGTGCTCGACTTGTGCGTGCCAGAGGGCGCCAGCGCCGCCTCCGACCTGACGGACAGTTCTTATGTACCTCCGGGCGAGTATTACGGTCCGCGTCGGATCGAGAGCGTTGGCCTGGAGAGGCTGGCCAGTGGCACCACCTACAGTTTCGCTGACCTGTCTTTGGTACGTACGCGCGAGGTCTCCCTAATCGCGCTACCACCTTTCGACGAGAGCGTGATGGGTGACGATGGCGTTAGACGATACAGGTTGTGCTGGGGGTTGTGCGATGGCCGGCAGGTCCTCGACATGCCGTACCGCGTCGAAGACGCGCGATCGGATCGCTTCCTAACCGTGCGCGAGCTGATCGAGGAGCTAACGTCTCACGACGCGTGCGACGTTCGAGTTCCCACACCTCCCGGCAGCGACGAGCGCACACGGTACTACTACGATCACGACTCGCGCCTGGCGGCGTTCATGGCGTCGGAGTGGTATCCCGGTGGAGCCAGGCGGGACCTGCTAGATGTCAGTCTCGTTGGCAGGACTCCTATGCGCTGGCTGCAACGATACGACAAGGTGGGGATCTATCCCGGGATCGGTGATCCATCGGGCTCGCACGGCGGCCCTTACCCTCTGCGCTTCACCAAGAGACTGCGGGCGATGTGCCACGGCCTGACTGTGGACGCTGCGCAGCACCGCGCCGCAGAAGGGGTCCCAGTGATACTGTTTCGGAACGGCTCCAGCTACACGAGCGTGGTCAGTGGCGAGGAAGGCTACTACCGCGTAGGGCCGTTTCCTCCCACAGACGGAACGTGGTCCATCGGCACTCTGCAGAGCGGGCCGGTGCTGCTTGCCTCTGGCCTCACAGACAGGAAGTACCGATGGATTGGGCTAGCTGGCGAGCCAGGCACTCCGGGTGGTGAGACACGCATGACGCATAACGAGACCGGGCGGGTGTTCATGGCGTACACGGCACCCGACGGGCTACGGCTGCGGCGGTTCGAGGCGGACGAACGGAGCGAAAACTTCGTGTTGGAGCCTGGATATGTGGGAGGTGGCTTCGGCATTGCATGGTCGGTGCCGGGGCGCCTGCATTCAGTGCTGGTTCTCGACGGGGCCGTGTGGCATCGAAGGTCGCTCGATGACGGCGAGACATGGGTGGAGGATGTGATGGTTTTTGCTTCTGCGACTCATCCGAACTTGGCAGCGGACCCTGTGACCGGTTTTCTGTACGCTTTCTCGTACGACGGCGGTGGGATTCGCTGCAGGCGCTCCACGGATGGTGGCTCTACCTGGTCTGATCCGGTGACCGTGGTCGCTCAGTGCCCGGAGCAGACGTGTGGTGTGACGATCAGGCCAGATGGTGCCAACACGCTGCTCGTGAGTTACCTAGATGCGACTGGGGAGGTACGTCTCAGTCGCAGCTTGGACAATGGGATTACGTGGCAGGAGTAG
- a CDS encoding Mu-like prophage major head subunit gpT family protein — MPVTDSDIQGFIAPVLRNDFYEAYFQALEGDDQRVIDLLATTVPISGNIARFPFVGDVPEMTRWTDERAYDAFNTYNYTVTLGDPWEETVAVKRTALRDDMTGQLRQRARDLGALPASARLKQLIAALEAGGSTACYDGKSFFAPDHPVRTLSGQAGTAANTGSSDLGTDAIEDVIQAMRSFTSDQGKPLAVTPSHLLVGPKLEWRARKLLESPIVVVNVGEGTVGTGATASTPYKNVLEGQLQLIVSPWIDNYHWYVLDLTKSAKPLVLVTESGEPVEFQYLEQGSEHAFKRDEFVFGVRDRFEVGYGLWQLAYYHAGTG; from the coding sequence ATGCCTGTCACCGACAGTGACATCCAGGGCTTCATTGCGCCGGTGTTGCGCAACGACTTCTACGAGGCATACTTCCAGGCGCTGGAGGGTGACGACCAGCGGGTCATCGATCTTCTGGCTACCACCGTTCCCATTTCCGGCAACATCGCGCGCTTCCCGTTTGTCGGGGACGTTCCTGAGATGACGCGTTGGACCGACGAGCGCGCGTACGACGCGTTCAACACTTATAACTACACCGTGACGCTGGGCGATCCGTGGGAGGAGACGGTCGCTGTCAAGCGCACTGCCCTGCGCGATGACATGACAGGTCAGCTCCGACAGCGCGCACGAGACTTGGGTGCTCTGCCTGCCAGTGCACGCCTCAAGCAACTGATTGCAGCGTTGGAAGCTGGGGGAAGCACGGCTTGCTATGATGGTAAGAGCTTCTTTGCGCCCGACCATCCGGTGCGGACCCTTTCGGGCCAGGCCGGCACCGCAGCGAACACGGGCAGCAGTGACCTGGGCACGGATGCCATCGAAGACGTGATTCAGGCCATGCGCTCGTTCACTTCCGACCAGGGGAAGCCGCTTGCGGTCACGCCCTCGCACCTATTGGTGGGTCCGAAGTTGGAGTGGCGTGCGCGCAAGCTGCTGGAGTCGCCCATCGTGGTAGTGAACGTCGGTGAGGGTACCGTGGGCACCGGTGCGACGGCTTCGACGCCCTATAAGAACGTACTGGAAGGACAGCTCCAGCTGATCGTATCGCCTTGGATTGACAACTATCACTGGTACGTGTTGGACTTGACCAAGTCCGCCAAGCCGCTGGTATTGGTAACCGAGTCGGGGGAGCCGGTGGAGTTTCAGTACCTCGAGCAGGGCAGCGAGCATGCCTTCAAGCGCGACGAGTTCGTGTTCGGCGTCCGCGATCGTTTCGAGGTTGGCTATGGCCTGTGGCAGCTCGCTTACTACCATGCGGGGACCGGTTAG
- a CDS encoding DNA polymerase III subunit alpha gives MSSFAHLHVHTEYSLLDGAQPIKKLVRRAKELELPALAITDHGVMYGVVEFYNACKAQGIRPIIGLEAYIAPHGMKNKSGKQAQVRHHLLLLAKNRTGYKNLMKLSTIAAIEGFYMRPRIDKTVLAEHAEGLIGTSTCLSGEVCRKIIAEGYEAGKECVAEYRDIFGAENYYIELQDHSLEEQRQVNEHLRRIAQQLKIPVICSNDVHYLRREDAGLHDVMLCIQTNATVKDESRKLKFGTHEFYLKSPREMYDLFKDDPGTVERTLEIAERCDVELSAERLQLPCPGLPEGVTPHQHVKNLCYRSLPEMFPDTPDEVRERLDYELSVIERTGFSDYFLIVRDFTEFARKSGIYFGVRGSAAGSLTSYLLGITELDPIRYGLTFERFLNPDRLSMPDIDMDFEDERRDEVIRYVVDLYGAEHVAQIITFGTMAAKAAIRDAGRALALPLPDVDHVAKLIPPGTATEPMTIERAMHEVPELKRIYDSGGDMRKLLDTAMGVEGLARNAGTHAAGVVISRDPLVENVPLTKGGNGELITQYDMNSLDRLGLLKMDFLGLANLSVLARAIKNVQRTRRIELRVEDIPFDDAKTYEMLKKGETTGVFQLESPGMRRAIAQVKPSNLDELAALVALYRPGPVDHIGEYAAGKHGAPAKYLHPCLEPILRPTFGVIVFQDQVLQIVQAVAGFTLGQADVLRRAMGKKKKEDMERMTAMFYQGAQERGIPKGKAEEIWALIEPFAGYAFNKAHAYCYAALSYRTAYMKANYPVEYMAALLACYRAKEDKVTAQIEECRRLGVKVLPPDVNHSSVDFTVEGDAIRFGLGAIKGVGEAAVETILTAREQGGPFENVFDFADRTRAAKGLNKSLLEALIKAGAFDSLHPNRRQLLDGVKLICDYAEKANRDRQAGQEALFGDVKASGRVVDYPPLPMVDEPSRLERLSLEKEVLGIYVSDHPLRSVALALEGAVTATVDHLAEMEEGSQVTLGGVIASVKRFRTKTRNEQMATGVLEDLTGHVTLAVFPAILERCNEMLQKGAVVLVRGRTMHRDRPGNSGTPEVELRVESMERFEPQGVEALTGPSIVLNLSRATLEQLREADAELRSHPGDYHVLVQIQKNGTRTRFVIPHSVTPTTDLLQRLRELFGPSAVHLHD, from the coding sequence TTGTCCTCTTTCGCGCACTTGCACGTCCACACCGAATACAGCCTTCTCGACGGAGCGCAGCCGATCAAGAAGCTGGTGAGGCGTGCGAAAGAGCTAGAACTGCCCGCCCTCGCCATCACGGACCATGGCGTGATGTACGGCGTAGTGGAGTTCTACAACGCGTGCAAGGCACAGGGCATCCGACCCATCATCGGCCTGGAAGCGTACATCGCCCCACACGGGATGAAGAACAAGTCCGGAAAGCAGGCCCAGGTCCGCCACCATCTCCTGCTACTGGCCAAAAACCGGACCGGTTACAAAAACCTGATGAAGCTCAGCACCATCGCAGCCATTGAGGGCTTCTACATGCGCCCGCGCATAGATAAGACGGTGCTGGCCGAACACGCGGAAGGCCTCATCGGCACCTCCACCTGTCTTTCCGGCGAAGTCTGCCGCAAGATCATCGCCGAAGGGTATGAGGCCGGTAAGGAGTGCGTCGCCGAGTACCGAGACATCTTCGGCGCCGAGAACTACTATATCGAGCTGCAGGACCACAGCCTGGAAGAGCAACGCCAGGTCAACGAACACCTTCGTCGCATCGCGCAGCAGCTCAAGATCCCAGTCATCTGCTCGAACGACGTGCACTACCTAAGGCGCGAAGACGCAGGACTGCATGATGTGATGCTCTGCATCCAGACCAACGCCACGGTGAAGGATGAGAGCCGCAAACTGAAGTTCGGCACCCACGAGTTCTATCTCAAGTCCCCGCGCGAAATGTACGACTTGTTCAAGGACGACCCCGGCACCGTTGAGAGAACGCTGGAGATCGCTGAGAGGTGCGACGTCGAGCTGAGCGCCGAGCGCCTGCAGCTTCCGTGCCCAGGCCTTCCGGAAGGCGTCACGCCCCACCAACACGTCAAGAACCTTTGCTATCGCAGCCTTCCCGAGATGTTCCCCGACACCCCGGACGAGGTGCGCGAGAGGCTGGACTACGAGCTCTCGGTAATCGAGCGGACCGGCTTCAGCGATTACTTCCTCATCGTGCGCGACTTCACCGAGTTCGCGCGGAAGTCCGGCATCTACTTCGGGGTGCGCGGCTCGGCTGCCGGCAGCCTCACCAGCTACCTGTTGGGCATCACCGAGCTCGACCCGATACGCTACGGTCTCACCTTCGAGCGTTTCCTTAATCCCGATCGGCTCTCCATGCCGGACATTGACATGGACTTCGAGGACGAGCGTCGGGACGAGGTGATTCGATACGTGGTGGACCTGTACGGTGCCGAGCACGTTGCGCAGATCATCACCTTCGGCACGATGGCGGCCAAGGCTGCCATTCGCGATGCCGGGCGCGCGCTCGCGCTGCCTCTCCCGGACGTGGACCACGTGGCCAAGCTCATCCCTCCCGGAACGGCCACAGAGCCGATGACCATCGAGCGCGCGATGCACGAAGTCCCCGAGCTGAAGCGCATTTACGACTCGGGCGGCGACATGCGAAAGCTGCTCGACACTGCGATGGGAGTCGAGGGTCTCGCTCGAAACGCCGGCACGCACGCGGCGGGTGTGGTCATCTCGCGCGACCCCTTGGTAGAGAACGTGCCCTTGACCAAAGGGGGCAACGGGGAACTCATCACCCAGTACGACATGAACTCCCTCGACAGGCTTGGCCTGCTGAAGATGGACTTCCTCGGACTGGCCAACCTCTCCGTGCTCGCTAGAGCGATCAAGAACGTGCAGCGCACGCGGCGTATCGAGCTTCGCGTCGAAGACATTCCATTCGACGACGCCAAAACCTACGAGATGCTCAAGAAAGGCGAGACCACCGGCGTCTTCCAACTCGAGAGCCCAGGAATGAGACGAGCCATCGCGCAGGTCAAGCCCAGCAACCTGGACGAGCTCGCGGCTCTGGTAGCCCTCTACCGACCCGGACCGGTGGACCACATCGGCGAGTACGCTGCCGGCAAGCACGGGGCTCCAGCGAAATACCTCCACCCCTGCCTCGAACCCATCCTGAGACCCACATTCGGAGTCATCGTGTTCCAGGACCAAGTCCTACAGATCGTGCAGGCGGTTGCAGGGTTCACGCTCGGACAGGCCGACGTGCTGCGGCGCGCGATGGGCAAGAAGAAGAAAGAGGACATGGAGCGCATGACCGCCATGTTCTATCAGGGAGCCCAGGAGCGCGGCATACCAAAAGGCAAGGCGGAAGAGATATGGGCCTTGATCGAGCCCTTCGCGGGATACGCGTTCAACAAAGCGCACGCTTACTGCTACGCCGCACTCTCTTACCGCACTGCCTACATGAAAGCCAACTACCCCGTCGAGTACATGGCCGCGCTGCTCGCATGCTATCGCGCGAAGGAAGACAAGGTCACGGCCCAGATCGAGGAGTGCCGGCGTCTGGGCGTAAAGGTGCTACCGCCGGACGTGAACCACAGCTCGGTGGACTTCACCGTTGAAGGCGATGCCATTCGCTTCGGACTCGGTGCTATCAAGGGCGTGGGCGAAGCCGCCGTGGAAACCATCCTCACCGCCCGCGAGCAAGGCGGGCCGTTCGAGAACGTCTTTGACTTCGCGGACCGCACTCGCGCAGCCAAGGGTCTCAACAAGTCGCTCCTCGAAGCGCTCATCAAGGCCGGCGCGTTCGACTCGTTACATCCCAATCGTAGGCAGCTTCTGGACGGCGTAAAGCTCATCTGTGACTATGCAGAGAAGGCCAACCGGGACCGGCAGGCGGGCCAGGAAGCCCTGTTCGGCGATGTAAAGGCATCGGGCCGAGTCGTGGACTACCCACCACTCCCGATGGTGGACGAGCCCAGTCGGCTGGAGCGGCTCTCGCTGGAGAAGGAGGTGCTCGGCATCTACGTGTCCGACCATCCCCTGCGCTCCGTGGCGCTTGCCCTCGAGGGAGCGGTCACGGCCACCGTGGACCATCTGGCGGAGATGGAAGAGGGCTCCCAGGTCACGCTGGGCGGGGTCATCGCCTCGGTGAAGCGCTTCCGAACGAAGACACGAAACGAGCAGATGGCTACCGGCGTGCTGGAGGACCTGACGGGCCACGTCACCCTTGCGGTATTTCCCGCCATACTCGAGCGCTGCAACGAGATGCTGCAGAAGGGAGCGGTCGTGCTCGTACGCGGGCGCACGATGCACCGCGATCGCCCAGGCAACAGCGGCACGCCAGAGGTAGAACTCCGGGTAGAGAGCATGGAGCGCTTCGAGCCGCAGGGAGTCGAGGCCTTGACGGGACCATCGATCGTTCTCAACTTGAGCCGCGCAACGCTAGAGCAGCTTCGCGAAGCCGATGCCGAGCTCCGGAGCCATCCCGGCGACTACCACGTCCTCGTCCAGATTCAGAAAAACGGCACCAGAACCCGATTCGTGATCCCGCATTCCGTCACGCCGACCACAGACCTGCTACAGCGCCTACGGGAGCTGTTCGGCCCCTCCGCCGTCCACCTCCACGACTAA
- a CDS encoding DUF1320 family protein — MSYFSDADLTERLRGTGITPASAEIVAARAFAEGYVDAALNGRYRVPFDPVPDAVRFVALDIAAYEVLSKHFTSEDPNVGDLVRQFWSRAQDTLGGLAAGRLRLGGDAVVDEPAEKQPLASRKADDSVFRLPDGGSAESGTMEDW, encoded by the coding sequence GTGAGTTACTTCAGCGACGCCGACCTGACGGAGAGACTGCGAGGCACTGGGATCACGCCCGCGTCTGCCGAGATCGTTGCGGCGAGGGCCTTCGCCGAGGGCTACGTGGATGCGGCCCTGAATGGCCGGTACCGCGTGCCGTTCGACCCCGTGCCCGACGCGGTGCGCTTCGTGGCCCTGGACATTGCCGCGTACGAGGTGCTCTCCAAGCACTTCACGTCCGAGGACCCCAACGTAGGCGACCTAGTGCGGCAGTTCTGGAGCAGGGCGCAGGACACTTTGGGCGGCCTGGCAGCCGGGCGGTTGAGGCTTGGAGGCGATGCCGTAGTGGACGAGCCTGCGGAGAAGCAGCCGCTCGCGAGCCGTAAAGCCGACGACAGCGTGTTCCGCCTGCCTGACGGGGGCTCCGCGGAGTCGGGCACTATGGAGGACTGGTGA
- a CDS encoding sugar phosphate isomerase/epimerase encodes MREERTGMTRRDVLRAGLCLAAGTALARTGLATPRQEKEKRRMVHIGIQSYCLRGLPWKQAMERAKALGVSAWEVFPGHIPTTLDEAADAAKDALAAAKMVMPNYGVIGLGDDPEADRKQFEFAKRMGISILTADPNPAGMQRVSALVQEFGIGVAIHNHGPKARYDRVEDVERVLVGMPAKVGACVDTGHYIRSGEDPVGALRAFGKKVLAIHLKDYVDADTETVLGEGKLDVDATMRAAKEIDFEGLIAVEYEPDPKGEGDALKRCLEIARASARKAGLIE; translated from the coding sequence ATGCGAGAAGAGAGAACCGGCATGACCCGGCGCGACGTGCTTCGGGCCGGACTGTGCCTTGCGGCCGGGACTGCACTGGCGCGCACCGGCCTGGCTACACCGCGACAGGAAAAGGAGAAGCGCAGGATGGTCCATATCGGGATTCAGAGTTACTGCCTCAGGGGACTGCCCTGGAAGCAGGCGATGGAGAGGGCGAAGGCGCTCGGGGTCAGTGCGTGGGAGGTGTTCCCCGGCCACATCCCGACCACGCTCGACGAGGCCGCAGACGCTGCCAAGGACGCCCTGGCCGCTGCCAAGATGGTCATGCCCAACTACGGCGTGATCGGGCTGGGCGACGATCCGGAGGCCGACCGCAAGCAGTTCGAGTTCGCCAAGAGGATGGGCATCTCCATCCTGACCGCCGACCCTAATCCGGCAGGGATGCAGCGCGTGTCCGCGCTCGTCCAGGAGTTCGGCATCGGCGTCGCCATCCACAACCACGGGCCCAAGGCACGTTACGACCGCGTGGAGGACGTGGAGCGGGTGCTCGTCGGTATGCCGGCCAAGGTGGGTGCGTGCGTGGACACGGGTCACTACATTCGCTCCGGCGAGGACCCGGTCGGCGCGCTACGGGCATTCGGCAAGAAGGTGCTGGCAATCCACCTGAAGGACTACGTGGACGCCGACACCGAGACCGTGCTGGGCGAAGGCAAGCTGGACGTGGACGCGACAATGCGTGCCGCGAAGGAGATCGACTTCGAGGGCCTGATCGCCGTGGAGTACGAACCGGACCCGAAGGGTGAGGGCGATGCGCTGAAGCGCTGCCTGGAGATCGCGCGAGCATCGGCCCGCAAGGCTGGGCTGATCGAATAG
- a CDS encoding N-acetylmuramoyl-L-alanine amidase produces the protein MTRRYIERRSPNQGSRRGATVDTIVLHATGGTGFDGAVQWLCDPASRVSAHYVIGKRGELAKLVPLSRAAHHAGRSRLPDGTSGVNSRSIGIELVNRNDGTDPYPPAQVSRLKSLLSELIRAFPVRWLVSHAAIALPAGRKTDPQGLDVQALAREFGLDG, from the coding sequence GTGACGAGGCGCTACATCGAGCGCCGGTCGCCCAACCAAGGTAGCCGGCGCGGTGCCACTGTAGACACCATCGTGCTGCACGCGACTGGTGGTACCGGCTTTGACGGGGCGGTTCAGTGGCTGTGCGACCCGGCGAGCCGAGTGTCGGCGCACTACGTTATCGGAAAGCGCGGCGAGCTGGCCAAGTTGGTGCCGCTCTCTCGAGCGGCGCATCATGCAGGGAGGTCGCGGCTGCCAGACGGCACAAGCGGCGTCAACAGCCGTTCCATCGGGATCGAGCTAGTGAACCGCAACGATGGCACCGACCCCTACCCGCCTGCTCAGGTGTCACGTCTGAAATCGCTGCTAAGCGAGTTGATCCGCGCCTTTCCCGTTCGGTGGTTGGTGTCGCACGCCGCCATCGCGCTGCCCGCGGGACGAAAGACCGACCCGCAGGGCCTGGACGTGCAGGCGCTCGCCCGTGAGTTCGGACTGGATGGTTAG